From the Candidatus Bathyarchaeia archaeon genome, one window contains:
- a CDS encoding energy-coupling factor ABC transporter permease: protein MHIPDGYLSPEVSILMNVVSIAFLVWCWRKAKKEYPKHFASLLAVSSAFVFVAQMINFPITYGTSGHLVGGTFLAVLLGPYAAVLSMTIVLLVQALFFADGGISAFGANVFNMAVIGGLSFYIVKLVAGNSIKGKRFALGVFAASWLSVVLGALACGLEIGASPAFSQVGGIAVTVPAMLFWHTLIGLCEAAITTTFTTQLYRLQPAILNGLVLLRRDAV from the coding sequence TTGCATATACCTGACGGCTACTTGAGCCCTGAAGTTTCGATTCTAATGAACGTTGTTTCTATAGCCTTCCTTGTCTGGTGTTGGAGGAAAGCAAAGAAGGAATATCCTAAGCACTTTGCCTCACTATTGGCTGTTTCAAGCGCCTTTGTTTTTGTTGCTCAGATGATTAATTTTCCGATAACTTATGGAACAAGTGGCCACTTGGTGGGTGGCACTTTTCTTGCCGTGCTTTTAGGCCCCTACGCGGCGGTTTTAAGCATGACGATTGTTTTGCTAGTGCAGGCCTTATTCTTTGCGGATGGCGGGATATCCGCCTTCGGCGCTAACGTTTTTAATATGGCTGTGATAGGCGGGTTGAGCTTTTACATAGTGAAGCTTGTTGCTGGAAACTCCATTAAGGGTAAGCGTTTCGCCTTGGGGGTTTTTGCGGCTTCTTGGCTTTCGGTTGTTTTAGGAGCTTTGGCATGTGGCTTAGAGATAGGTGCGTCTCCGGCTTTCTCGCAGGTGGGCGGCATTGCCGTGACCGTTCCAGCTATGCTTTTCTGGCATACTTTAATCGGTTTATGCGAAGCTGCGATAACCACAACTTTCACAACGCAGTTATATAGACTTCAACCAGCCATCCTAAATGGCTTAGTCCTCCTTAGAAGGGATGCTGTTTGA